The DNA region TAAACTTTCTCCTTCTGCAAGCCCTCCAAGGCGAAGGCACAGGCCTTCCCCACCTGCAAGTCCACCTCCAAAACCGCGCAAGTCTCCAACACCTCAGCCATCAAGCCGTGGAAGGAAAGTCCGTGGGTCTGTTTCTCCTGGTAGAGCCTCAGGTATTGTTAACTAAATGTGTGGGGgttctcccacctccccctccccagtcaTTTTATTTGTTTGAACCTTTACCATTTCATAGTTATGTACTTTTCATTAGCTAAAGGCTGGACTGTGTCAAAAATCCACCTTTCCAAAGTATGGAAGTTAAGCAGACACTTCACTGAATCTGGTTTTAAATGGTTTTGTACTGCAAATCTCTGTATTAACATTTAAGCGTCAGCAGCAAAAAATAAAGATTATAGTCCTTTTTTGTTTAACAAAGGAAGTAGAATTGAGTTGACTTCCTATTCTTAATGAAATGTTGAAGGGAACATTGATCTGGCAGGAGAAGATGGTCATCAACATCTTTATAGATAGTTTCTATTATCTGGTTTTACTGATACCACCTTAAAGAACCAAGTTGCAGTTTTCTATTTTCAGGTGGTGGTGGTATTCAATTTCTGTTCATGGTGCAGTTGTAGGTTGGGataccaaaatatttttcaggCGTAGGAAAAATTTAGATAAAATATAATTCAAAAATAAGTACATAACCTTGTATATTTAGAAAAAAGAACCAATTGAAATTTTAGGTTTTGTACTGTAAGTTATGAACTGtaatttcaaagtaaaaataaCGTTATACCAGTCAAATGTTACCTAAAATTTCAGAATGCTTttcggtttaaaaaaaatctgtcaagaacCTGATGTCTCAAAaatatacaggttggacctcctggGTCCAGCACACTCAAGACCCGACTGGTCCAGGAGGAGGGAGTTTTCCAGCTCAGGAAAGTCAATTCCAGCTCAAgcttccagccccaggcccacctcttgccagagtcccagctgctggggggcggatctctggtccaggaaccTCTCACAATTCTGCTAgaccaaggatgttgctggatcagagtctCCCAAGTTTTTAGAGGTTCAGCCTGAACTATTCATATAAACAGATATAAACTGGCCTGATTCATGAAACTTATTTTGTCTATATAATAGTGTGTGCAAGATCGTATTGCATTTCATTGAAAATCATTCACCTTTTTCCTCACCCTTTTCTTAACTTTTGTCTTTTAGCACCTAAACGTAAGAGTATTGAAAAAAGAGAGTCTCCCTCACCAGCACCAAAACCTAGAAAAGTAGAATTGTCTGAATCAGGTATGTTTGTCATTTACAGTGGCTTTTCTTTTAAATGGTacgaaaataaaacaaagaaggctcgggggtagctgcattagtctgtttctgcaaaaacatcctgaagtcctgtggcacctcacagactaacagatttatgtggGGGTGtaagcgtgtggggggggggggggggggggaaacaacCTTGTATTTTCTCCTGTGGGATTTTTGAGATGGAGTGGCTTTGATAGAGGTATTGAAGGTAGGTTTTTTCAGAGATGTATATGTACAGGACATAAAGTATCTAGCTCACATTAACTCGCACCCTTatgctttttctttttggaaaCTGTAGTCAAAATACATTCGCCAAAGAAAGATGTAGCACAAAAATAGAAGAACATCTGATCAGTTGTAATGCTGTTTCACTAACAAACTGTCTTAATGAATAAACTAAAggtacaaaagcaaaaaaaaaaagttccttaaCTGTACATGGTTTTTTCAGAAGAAGACAAAGGTGGCAAAATGGCTGTAGCAGATTCTGTGCAACAGAGACGTCAGTACAGAAGGCAAAACCAACAGTCTTCCTCTGGTACTAATAATATTTTTGTAGTTTTAATGAGGTGTTTTACTTTCTTAATTATTTGTTTATAATGTACTTTTGTACTGCTAAATTCGGGTTGTGCTTGCTTTTGAGTTTTATTGGTATACACAATGGTGCTGCTGCAACATTAATCATTAGTTGTCCTGCTGTCttaataaaattgttttaattCCCTAGTCAAAAATATTTCAAGTGAGCAAGAATGTAGAATTTTGAGAGCTTTTACTATACATTTGTTACAGTATTTAATATTTTGCAGATTCCAATTCTGTTGGTTCAAGTCTTTTATTAAAACTCTTGAAGTCAGCATCTTTTCATTTGTCCTCCAGCTATTTTTGTTCAGTATTTTGCAACTGCATATCTTGAGCAGGTTCTGTAGTATGGGCCTGAAATTCGTTGTGTACGCAAATTTACACCGATTTAAAGCTGTGTATTTTGAAGCAGCTGTAAAAGTAATTTCAGCATTGTCCAGatgctttttatttctgtttaaaaaatcTACTCTTAAACAGAAATAAGTATCTACATGCAAGCATGTATGAGTGTTACAcaatttacaccagtttaaaGTTAGTTATATTTCTGAAGAAAATGTAACTGCTTAAAGTTGCTTCAGatgtttgttttgaaatgtatttaaataaGCTCATCTTCCTAATCATTTTTTATTTATAGATTCTGGTTCATCGTCTTCCTCTGAAGAGGAACGTCCAAAAAGATCAAATGTGAAGAATGGTGAAGTAGGTAGACGCAGACGACACTCACATAGTCCGTCACCTTCTCCACGGAAACGGCAAAAGGACTCTTCCCCTCGGTAATTACTTTCTTCGTCTCAGCATAACTGATGTGTCCTTAACATGACAAAAATCTATCATTTACAAATGAACTGATTTATTATCTCTTGATTTGTATGTGTTACATTATTGCCTAGAGGACCCCAGTAGAATCCGTTGGAATTATCCTTTTCCAAATGTTATACAAACACCATAGAAGATGGGTTCTGCCCCCAAAATTTAGATGTTAGAGGTGAAGGTGAACACCTTGATACCagcactagatttttttttttttttttgtgtgtgtgattatTGGAGCTGATCCAGAACCTAGTAAACTCAATGGACTTTGGGCCAGAAACTTACAGTTTATAACAGGAAGGTATTTTCTCAAGCTAATCCAAAGGGATTCATTTGATTTCTGCTCAGATGTTGAGAGTTACTTTGACTCCAGTGCAAGCATGTTTGTCTTTTCAACAAGTAAATCTTTGGTAAGTggaattttttactttttttcttctccactgcTGTCAGGATGCAGATGGGAAAGAGGTGGCAATCACCCATGATTAAAAGGTTGGTTAGAAATTAATCAGTTAATTAAGATTAAATTTAAAGTTACTGTAGAAACATTTTTGTAGCAGATGGTGAACATAGCTGTCTTTTCACCTACTCTGAAGATCATTCAAATAGTAAGAAAATAGAACAAATGAAAACTTTTTACTGCGTTATTTTCATCAGTGAAATTGTTTCAAATCTGCTATATGTCCATTGAGAGTGACATTTTGGATAACTGGTTAAAATACACTTCTGAGGTATGTTAACATTAGCTGCATTGCTGTATAAGCCAAGACACTTATCAGTTACTCTCTAGGCAAAACTTTGCATGAGTGTTTTTGTTCCTCACGTATAATTCTGAAACAAGTGAGCAGAATTAGAAGAGAACTTGACATATTAACCCTCGCTGTTTTTGCGTAGGATAATGAGCTAATTGGAAATTCAGTGTTTAGAAATCAAGTATTTAACTCAGATAGCAAAAGGGGGAAAGGGGGTGCAGGTTCTAAAATTCCCATTGTCTTCTCTCATTGTCCTCTTCCTTATTCACTGTGTGTCCTGGAGCAGTCTTTATTTAGTAGTGGGACTGAAGGTAATTTCTGTAAATTTCAGTCTGAGTATTTCATCATTTTGTCACAAATCTTATTTGTAATGAGGTAGCTTTATAGGTAGTTACTTTGAAACTTGAGTTTTGGACTAAGTTTAATATAATAGCCAATTCCACGGTGGTACAAGAGACGGTCCCTGCTATTAGGCTGGCCATTTGAGGTCAGCTGAAAACAAGAGTAGGTGCCTCACTACTGTTAGGAAAAGTGCTAATTTTAAACTTAAGAAAGAGGCTGGATCCTTAAGTTTATCCACACCACTCTTAAGTCTGATGACTCTATAGTGATTAAATCCTAACCAGACTATAGTTGCAACACGTTTTGCTAAATTTGAGCCAGATGAAATGTGACTGTTCCTCAGACTCAAAGCATCTTCATTAAATGTAGCAGTCTTTAAACAGTTGCATAAGTAGTTGTTTTACTTGAATTTCAggacagctttttttcttttacaaaagaatAAATTTGGCTAAGTGCTTCTGTGCCAATGTATAACCTCTTTTTCCTCTTACTCTATTTTTCATATGAAATGTATGAGGTGGTATTGCTGAATATTTTGAGTGGTCTTACTGACATTGTTGAAgattcttttttgtttggttttttttttttttccagctcacAACATAGTATTTAATTTTTGAGGAACAATCATTAGCTGCAAAATGTTTAGTTTCTTACTTTGGAAAATATAGCAAGGCTATTTGGAATTAAGTATTAATTAGCTGACCACTTTCTATTGATTATTTCATGCACTTCTAatctttttgctgttttgtaTGTTGTTCCTAAAAGCTACATGGTTTCTCTCACAGAATTAAAACCTATTAAGCTTTCCGGAAGTTGTGGGGAAGTACACAGAGTCTAGATGTCCCCATATAAGTTAACTGAAAAACTGTCTCTGAATATTTTAAAGCCTGTCTTAGCAGTATCTTAGCACTAAGTCTTGGACATAATAATCATTGTCTGTTAGTATTTGCGTCTAATAATCTCATTTGGAAAACGTGTGAACCAGCTTAGTTCTATGTGGTGGTGATGAGACATAGTACAAAATTCTTCTAGCagtagttcagtggttagagcattggccttgtaaactcagggtttTGAGCTCAATCCTTTTGAGGTGGACTTTCAAGGTTTTGGGGCAGCTTAGATTTAAACCAatacaaaaaaaatctgagagaTGGTAATAGgccctgttgtgagtgcaggggctggacttgatgacctgtcaaggtcccttccagttctgtgtgatAGGGGTATCTCCATGTTTCACGACCCATTATAAGGTTGTTTTTAGACAAGCAACTTTTTTCTGTCTGTTCTAGTAGGAGAAGGAGGAGTCCATCACCGCCACCTGCCAGAAGACGGCgctctccttctcctgcccctcctccaaggAGGCGCAGATCACCTTCGTTGCCTCGAcgaaggtaattttttttttttttttttttttttttttttttgttaatctatCCCTAATGAAATATGTGTCATTTATTGAACCACTGCCTTTCATTgaaggaattatttttaaattaaaataagtgTTTTCTTAAACATTTTCTGTGGGGAATGTGTTCCACTGTTCTGAAGTGTTGTGAATGCTGAGTATAGCAAGCAGGGGCCTTATAGTGAAATGACTGTTGGGAAGGGTATATGGCatgggttggcaaccaaaatagcaagaagaaacattttttcccattaggTAAAAGACTAAATCAAAAGCCACGATGCATGTGGATACAAGctggtctttaataaataacatcaaaccatactttttgtaacccctattttcagaacagcgcacacacgCTGATTTATAATGCCATACATATTTGCTGCAGGATGTTTGCAAATTATTTACGTATTCTACTTCCACACACTTTGGTGTGTGTCTTCACCACTGTCTTTCAgactttcattcccaaaccttctctctctctctctctctctctctctctgtctctggaggacgctagggggagttatccaacttcTTGAGATCACATATTGGTTGCTTAtatagatatgagttgttcattttggagcTTATAGATATTCACTGTTTACcacaaataatcaggagggttatTTTTTaccttgcaattatagcattgggagctacaaagaagtctttaaaaagccacaggttgcagacccccagTACTGTAACACTCTGATGTAGTTCTTCAAGACTGCTGTGTTAATTTTAACTAACTAGTGTGAAAACTTTGTCCTGTATACATGACTTCTCAATTTTTGTTGGTTTTCTAGATCTCCATCACCACCTCCACGCAGGCACTCACCTACTCCCAGAAGATACTCTCCTCCAATACAGAGACGATACTCTCCTTCCCCGCCACCTAAGCGAAGAACAGctactcccccacctcctccaaaaCGAAGGGCATCACCTTCTCCACAACCCAAGCGCAGAGTCTCTCATTCTCCcccaccaaaacaaagaagttctCCAGGAGCAAAGAGACGTTCGCCATCGCTACCTTCAAAGCATAGGAAAGGTTCTCCTTCCAGCAGGTCTAATCGTGAAACCCGTTCCCCACTACAAAACAAACGGCATTCACCTTCTCCCCGGCCTAGAGCTTCACATACCTCTGCAAGTCCACCACCACTGCGAAGGGGAgcttcctcttcaccccagagaagACAGTCTCCATCTCCAAGCACTAGACCCATCAGGAGAGTGTCAAGAACCCCAGAACCCAAGAAGACAAAGTAAGAAACTTAATTTATGGCTGTTAGCAAATGGAAATAACTAAACTGAGGGTTTGCACTAAAGGTGAAGGGTATTGTTATTAAGTTTACATGCCACTCTAGTCCTGTTGACATATTGCTTTCATTCTGCCAACTTCTATAATGTGGCTCTCCTGTTTTTATCAAAATTCGAGGTTGGGAATAGCTTCAGAGGCACTGCAGAGGTTCCTCCTGCACAAATTGTGGTAAGGGGAAGACAGATTAGAGGCCAATATCAAATACTGATACTTATGAAACTGGAGCAGGTTACAAAGTAATACTTCAAAGGGATTGTTAGCTTTCTGAAGAGCTTAATCAAATGTGTGTCTGGAAGTTCACTATGCAGCACGACTAACCTAAGGTGCATTCTTGTTAAATGACTTGTTTAAAATCTTTTAATGTTGGGAGATATCTTCCTAGACATCTACTGAAAATGTGGCAATGCTGGCTTTATCAGTATTTTCAGGATAGGTTCATAGCTGGATGCAGTACGCTGTCTGACTTGACTGGTGTGGTGGTAAAACAGTTGAATTTCTGTCAGGTGTGAAGAGAGAACAGCTAGTCATGAGTAGGAGTCCTGTCTGTCCAAGATACTAAACCTTAGTAAACCTACAGTTTTTTTGGCTTGCCAATCTGTAGTGCTTAGTTAGATATTGGGTTTTCTTTTTACTGTTGTTCTTATGAAGGATTCCAGTTTAAATATATAGAATTGAGCTCCATAGTAAAGCAATTGCTATGAACATATTTGTAGATCAGCAATCATAAGAGACTTCAGGTGATCAAGTCCAActtcctgctcagagcaggaccaatcccaagtaaatcatcccagccagggctttgagaAGCCAGGACTTAATcaccatccctagaagtttttacaccatctctctaggtaacacattctcctggtgaaatagtttttcccaataccCAGTCTAGATCTTTCCCCCCCTGCAACTTGacttcattgctccttgttttgtcatctgtcatcactgaaaagagcccctctccatcctctttgaaacccctgttcaggtagttgaaggctgctgtcagatcccccctccctcttctcttctgtaaactaaataagcctaaatccctcagcctcttctcataagtcatgtgcttcatccccctaataattttgttgccctctgctggactctctccagtgtgtccacatcttcTTTGTAATGAGGGGTGGATCCAGAATTGGgcgcagtattccagatgtggcctctccagtgttgagtaaaggagaataatcacttccctagatctgctggcaacactcctactaatgcatcccaatatgctctTAGCTTTCTTGGGTagaagggcacattgttgactcatgttcagcttcttGTGTACTGTAATGCCCAGATCTGGAGTAAATAAGGTTAGGTCTACATTGCTGTAGACACCAGaggctggcctgggtcagctgactcaggccacGAGTGGTTAATTTTAAAGTGAAGACACTTGGGCTAGTGTTTGGGTTCTGGGACTTAGACTGGACATCTAGACCTCAATTAAACAGCCGATTGGTCAGTCGTCTGCCAAGGGCCAGCCACTGGTgcctaattgcagtgtagacataccctgtgtgaGCGTGATTGCATAATAAATGTTGCCTTGTTTGCTTTTACTatagaacatgcagagagttctAAATGTTAATCTTTTATTTCTGAGGGCTCCCACACCAAGTCCACAGTCTGTGAGAAGGGTGTCTTCATCCAGGTCGGCGTCAAGGTCGCCTGAGCCAGCACCTAAGAAACATCAAGCACCTCCATCTCCTACTCGATCTCATTCCCCCTCCACTAACTGGTCGCCGCCACATGTGAAAAAGGTTCAAAGCCCTACACAGAGTCCATCCCCTGTAAGGGTATGTTTGCTAATAAAAAGTAGTACTTAATTAGAATATACCTCCAGAGCTTTTCTCATATGACATGTTACTGTTACCTAGTTTTGCTTTTGTGTATTTAAGTGCAGTTTCTTTTAAATGATGAGATGGTAATGTCTGCTCCTTAGATGAAGTTATAAGTCACTAACGTCTTAGTTATGTTTAGCTTTCTCTTCTACAGACATGGTTTTGCACACCACGTATGCAAACATTAAATGTGAGTCTCTTGCACAAAATTATATTTACTTggatcagagaggtggccttgttagtctgtatcttcaaaaacaacaagaagtcctgtggcaccttacagactaacagatattttagagcataagctttcgtgggcaaggtcccgcttcgtcagatgcatgagttcatggctcatgcagctgatgaagcgggtctttgcccacgaaagcttatgctctaaaatatctgttagtctgtaaggtgccacaggacttcttgttctataTTTACTTGGATTATTCAACAGATTGGCCTTTTCACTGGGCCACGTGACTTTGTAAGGAGAGAGGTTTTATTTGTGCATCAGAACCGTATATACAAATCTGCCATACATGTCTCCAAAAGTTAAGTAAAGGATTTCTTTTCATTACAGAATTCTGACCAGGAAGgagctggaaagaaaaagaagaaaaagaaggataAAAAGCATAAAAAGGATAAAAAGCACAAGAAACACAAAAAGCATAAGAAGgagaaagctgcagctgctgctgcagcagctgctgctgcagctgcagctactACTTCATCAGCCCAGGAAGACCAAGAAGCAGAGACAGAGCCCAAAAAGGTTGGCTGAATAAATATGATTTCAGAAGCCAATGAGTGAAATTAAAGCACATGTACTTACAGGCATACTTGATACTAATGTATGATGTTGATGTTATCTGttctaatgccaatattcttcAAAGGCAGATCTTTGCTACAGCTGGATATACTGTAAAATTTAGTCCCACTTGTCTTTGTCTATGCCCTTTTTGAGATGCAAAGGCTTCTGAATAATTCCACATAGTGGTTAGTAACCTGTATTTCTTGTCTTTTCTACACCTcgccctccaaaaaaaaaaatctgtgctatGCTTGAGAGGCCATTAATGCCTATTGTGTACATTGCATTTCTGTTTCGGCAAAGTGATAAATATGTGCAACGGTTTTTAAAGCAACagcttaaaaatatattttataaggTGAAATACATGGTAGGCTGACAtcaagttttcattttattttgaaactaACTCGTGagtcatatttttaaagttaaatatACAAGGAACAAAAAGTCTGCAGACCCTTAGAAACTCTTGCTTTTGCAAACAGTAGATCCACTACAGCTATAAATATTATGTCAAGTTTGCAACTCAGGTCGAGCAGTGCTGAGGTGCTGAATGCAGTATTGATTTGTCCACACTGAAGTACAGAAAGTAAACAAGTGATATGAGCACTGGGTATTATAATTTTTTGTTTCAGCAACCTGACCTGTTAAAATTATATTGTAAATACATAAGCTTAGGTTAACTATTGCTTTAAAAAATCCACAGCAAATAAGAAATCTCATGGGagcaaatgattgtatttttgcTAAAAATGCTGTTTGTATTTACATCTTCTGTGTGATGTGACAGCTTGCTAGTTCTAGGCAGCAAACCACAGATGTCCTATAAATTCATACAAACATAGCACAGTAGAAATAGCACCTAAATGAAGTGTGTTGAACCTAGTTAATAGTTCTAGGTTACATCTACaatacagaaatctgtcaacagaagtcactgttggaagagatttatcagcaaaaattctgttgacagattgcatctattcataaaagcagatcaaaagagcaatccactctatcgacagagggcagccagacttCCTAGCTCtcccttgacagaatggctgactggaagctctgcaaacaagggtgcctggtgaatcagaagccctgtctttctAGAAGAGGGTCCTAgagtgtctgcactgcactttTGTGTACAGAACTCTGTCGACAGTCGAGAGGGGTAGCGCTGGTgtggaaagtgctctgttttgtcagggttctgttgataaaactctaAAGTAGACACGGCCCTAATATATATCACTTCTGTTTTTGATCTTCAGAATGATTATCAGTAGTTCTGCAAGCATATGTACCATGGGTTCTTCACTATTGGATGTATGTGTACCTGATCGCTTTTGATTGTAAATTGCAAAGTAGTGCTCAAAGGCCTCTGTGGGAATGACACCTTGTGTTTTGAACTTCAGAACACAGACGGCTGTGAGCCCACCACCTTTTAGTTCCCTCTCAAGTGCCTGCAGCTTAAGATGGGTGTCACGAAGGGAAGGTTTTGTTTCATGTTAGTCATTACTATCCCCTGCCATCAAGTTCAGTGCAGACCCTCTCTCCAATAGAGAAGGATTCTAAAAGCCTGGACTTACTGGGCAGAAAACTATTTATCACCCACTCTTCAGTTTCATGTTGCTAATTATCAGGTCTTCATGTTGAAAGATGTCTTTACTTTGTATTCAGAATTTATACACTTAGCGGACTGTCATAAGCTAAGACCAGTTTGTCTATCATTGCAGTGTGCAGTTTGCCACAGCCTCTTCAAGCTGTGCTATATGTTGTCGATACTGTGTTATGCTTCATAGCCATGGCAGTGATTGAGGAGGATATTATCCTGGCTCCAATTCTTGGGTCTTCCAAGAAAAGTACAGCCCACAGTCAAAGATCTTCGAAGAACCCAAGCTCTTCAGTGAGCATATGGACTCCTTTCTCCACACTCTTAAGAATTACAGAGCTATTCTGTTATCATTGGGAATCTACGTACATGCAACAAAGACAATTTACACAGCCTACCCAGGGATCCAGGTCAATCAGGTACCATCAGCATGTTCCCTAAATCAGAGGAGTCCTTCAGGAGTGAAGAAACAAGCCATAAAAGGACTTACCCACTCTTCCTCCTCAGTTGGCTCCCTCCTTCTAAAAAGCACTTTAATACACTGATTTTTCCCCATTGAACTGCCCCCCCATCCGCCCTTTTGAGATTGACTGTCCTACTCCTTACTGCAATCAAGTAGACTTATCTCACCAATAGCTCTTAAGGCAAAAGTTAATTTCCCCTCTCCTTGTGGCATAATAGAGCTAGCTCCAGAAGAGTGCATGGTAAAAGGATTCTGTTCCAGCTACTTTCTAGTTCACATGGGATATGGAGGGTGGAGACTGATCATCCACCTCAGGGACTTGAACTACTGTCTTTAAGTACAGAGGTTCAGAATGGTGACATTAGTTCTGATTTTTCCCATCCTTTGTTCCAGGACACCAATTCTTTGCTATGGGCCTACGAAAAACCTACTTTCCTGTAGCCGTCCACTCATTGCACAAGTACTTTCTGTGCTTTGTAGTAGGAACAATTTGCTAACACTACTGAATTCTTTCCTATAAAGACTATAGTTTCAAATGTATTTGCAAAGGTCTTTTGGTATTGGCAGTTTCTTCCCATcaatggtggggggcggggcatggTTAGTGTACTCACATATTTGGATAACCTGTTGATGTGGGTGAATCTTACCAAGGTCCAGACCGATTCAGCAAAGGAATTTATCCTTGTCCCAGTTGCTAGGATAAACTTCACAGGAGTTGTACATACACCACAGCATCAAAAGTCTACCTTCTCACTGAGAGATTTGCTTAGCTGGCCTTGTCTCTGCTGTAGTTCAGCTCACAAATGACCATGGCACAAGGGCACTTGGTCACAGTATTGTTAGACAATAGGGCAGAGCAAGAGCACAGAATATTCCCCATCTAAGTCATTGGTGATCAGTGTGTTGTGGAGGAAATACTGGTATGTATATTGAACTGATGTCAGCTTCAGCATCTTAATGTGTGAAGCATTTGGTCTTGCAGAGACCATTTGCTGTTAGTGTATTTCTCTGCAAGTGAGCTCTCCCTCCTAACTGAGGAGCACCTGTTACCACTGCAGGCTTTCTGTCAAGACCACGAATGAGAGCTCAAAACACAAGGCAAGTATAGTATTAAACCTTGTCCACCTCTTACGGGTGGCACTCCAGTGACTTCGTACCACTGAGGACACACAACTTGGGGTCCCTcatctgccccagccctttgTCTCTGATCCTCTGAGTGTGGCTGCTGAATGAGTCTCAGCTATGGATTTGACCTGTTCAGGTGCAGTTTGATCAAGTTTTTTTGTCCAGCAGAAAGCCTTATGGGTAAAATTGGGCTTactgctttcttccagaagaggaaACACTTTCAGTCTTTGTGCTCTTTTGCATCTTTCCACATCTTGGAAGTTACACTTCCGAAGTTACTGGGCTAGGTACTAAAATTAGTATGgaaatatacatatacatatctcagaactggaagggaccttgagaggtcattgaatccagtccgctgccgcttggcaggaccaagcaccatctctgacagattttttttttatctatttgccccagatccctaaatggcttcctcaagctCTTCCCAAATTAAAAGCAAGAAGTTCATCAGTGAACTCTGAGGGTACATTTGGCTGCCATCACAGCTTTCAAAACACTCTGCCATCCAGAGCTTCTTGGTTTTTGCCCACCCTTCACACCCAGAGTCTTCGAAGACCTGTATGGTTTTCATCCTCCTGTCCAGGACTCAGCCAGCATTGGTAGCTAATGCTCTAAGGAGATTCCCCTTTGAACTGATGGTATCTTGCTCTCTCCATTCTTCCTTTAAAACTTTGTTCCTAGTTACCCTTACTTCAGCAAGAAAAATTGGAGAACTGGCAGCACTCATGGCCTGCCTATCttatactattttttttttaaataaagacaagGTTTTCCTATACCCTTGTTCCTGTTTTATCCTAAAGGTGTCATCAGCATATCAGAAATGTAACTTTGCATCCCACAATATTACATCCACTATATTGTGATGTGATAGTGTGGTTATTATCTGGTCTAGCTCTTCATAACTTCAGAATTAATCACTTCTATATTTTTGCTTTAAGGAGACTGAGAGTGAAGCAGAAGATAA from Carettochelys insculpta isolate YL-2023 chromosome 24, ASM3395843v1, whole genome shotgun sequence includes:
- the SRRM1 gene encoding serine/arginine repetitive matrix protein 1 isoform X2 → MDAGFFRGTSAEQDNRFSNKQKKLLKQLKFAECLEKKVDMSKVNLEVIKPWITKRVTEILGFEDDVVIEFIFNQLEVKNPDSKMMQINLTGFLNGKNAREFMGELWPLLLSAQENIAGIPSAFLELKKEEIKQRQIEQEKLASMKKQDEDKDKRDKEDKESREKRDRSRSPRRKSLFPRRKTRSPSPRRRSSPVRRERKRSHSRSPRHRTKSRSVTPAPEKKEETPEPEPSVQTKETLIQEATSTSDILKAPKPEPVPDTKETSPERNAKKEREKEKEKTRQRSPSRSKSRSRSHSPSHSRPRRRHRSRSRSYSPRRRPSPRRRPSPRRRSPPRRMPPPPRHRRSRSPVRRRRRSSASLSGSSSSSSSSRSRSPPKKPPKRIVSSPPRKTRKLSPSASPPRRRHRPSPPASPPPKPRKSPTPQPSSRGRKVRGSVSPGRASAPKRKSIEKRESPSPAPKPRKVELSESEDKGGKMAVADSVQQRRQYRRQNQQSSSDSGSSSSSEEERPKRSNVKNGEVGRRRRHSHSPSPSPRKRQKDSSPRRRRRSPSPPPARRRRSPSPAPPPRRRRSPSLPRRRSPSPPPRRHSPTPRRYSPPIQRRYSPSPPPKRRTATPPPPPKRRASPSPQPKRRVSHSPPPKQRSSPGAKRRSPSLPSKHRKGSPSSRSNRETRSPLQNKRHSPSPRPRASHTSASPPPLRRGASSSPQRRQSPSPSTRPIRRVSRTPEPKKTKAPTPSPQSVRRVSSSRSASRSPEPAPKKHQAPPSPTRSHSPSTNWSPPHVKKVQSPTQSPSPVRNSDQEGAGKKKKKKKDKKHKKDKKHKKHKKHKKEKAAAAAAAAAAAAAATTSSAQEDQEAETEPKKETESEAEDNLDDLEKHLREKALRSMRKAQVSPPS
- the SRRM1 gene encoding serine/arginine repetitive matrix protein 1 isoform X8 → MSKVNLEVIKPWITKRVTEILGFEDDVVIEFIFNQLEVKNPDSKMMQINLTGFLNGKNAREFMGELWPLLLSAQENIAGIPSAFLELKKEEIKQRQIEQEKLASMKKQDEDKDKRDKEDKESREKRDRSRSPRRKSLFPRRKTRSPSPRRRSSPVRRERKRSHSRSPRHRTKSRSVTPAPEKKEETPEPEPSVQTKETLIQEATSTSDILKAPKPEPVPDTKETSPERNAKKEREKEKEKTRQRSPSRSKSRSRSHSPSHSRPRRRHRSRSRSYSPRRRPSPRRRPSPRRRSPPRRMPPPPRHRRSRSPVRRRRRSSASLSGSSSSSSSSRSRSPPKKPPKRIVSSPPRKTRKLSPSASPPRRRHRPSPPASPPPKPRKSPTPQPSSRGRKVRGSVSPGRASAPKRKSIEKRESPSPAPKPRKVELSESEEDKGGKMAVADSVQQRRQYRRQNQQSSSDSGSSSSSEEERPKRSNVKNGEVGRRRRHSHSPSPSPRKRQKDSSPRRRRRSPSPPPARRRRSPSPAPPPRRRRSPSLPRRRSPSPPPRRHSPTPRRYSPPIQRRYSPSPPPKRRTATPPPPPKRRASPSPQPKRRVSHSPPPKQRSSPGAKRRSPSLPSKHRKGSPSSRSNRETRSPLQNKRHSPSPRPRASHTSASPPPLRRGASSSPQRRQSPSPSTRPIRRVSRTPEPKKTKAPTPSPQSVRRVSSSRSASRSPEPAPKKHQAPPSPTRSHSPSTNWSPPHVKKVQSPTQSPSPVRNSDQEGAGKKKKKKKDKKHKKDKKHKKHKKHKKEKAAAAAAAAAAAAAATTSSAQEDQEAETEPKKETESEAEDNLDDLEKHLREKALRSMRKAQVSPPS